Proteins from a single region of Siphonobacter curvatus:
- a CDS encoding ATP-binding protein: protein LRFEVQDTGIGIPEESLKQIFEEYSQASLDTTRKFKGTGLGLAIVHLLLSLHQSQIFVESQQDQGSRFYFDIAFPKAV, encoded by the coding sequence CTTCGCTTTGAAGTGCAGGACACGGGCATTGGCATTCCCGAGGAGTCGTTAAAGCAGATTTTTGAGGAGTACTCCCAGGCTTCACTTGACACGACCCGCAAGTTCAAGGGCACGGGGCTGGGCTTGGCCATTGTGCATTTGCTGCTGAGTCTGCACCAGAGTCAGATTTTTGTGGAAAGTCAGCAGGATCAGGGCTCCCGCTTTTACTTTGACATTGCCTTTCCGAAGGCCGTTTAA